The following proteins are encoded in a genomic region of Mesotoga sp. UBA6090:
- a CDS encoding 3'-5' exoribonuclease YhaM family protein, with protein sequence MKLRDIIGNEILNQINADQDKTNKDGFPFVSDLRPGSSVLSVFKVHSKRIQEARDGKKFLLLTLSDKTGAIRAIDWFNAEQNDSALEQGTVVRVSARVVVYEDRQQLNLDSEGIQVLEIGHYDPERFMAVTTKDIPQMYDDLLSFINNISDQHIRTLLKEIFENDKKFIEKFIISPAASKVHHAYKGGLLEHTMSVAELCAFFAMKYNESVDKDLLIAGALLHDVGKVYEYSVTSSGIDRTNDGELVGHIVMGIEMIGRAISRIQGFPRYLQTEIKHLLLSHHGEMEWGSPVIPKTTEAIVLHMADDLDSKVAQFREIEEREFNGSTSSWSNYDRFLNRRVFMKNRRSGD encoded by the coding sequence ATGAAACTCCGCGATATTATTGGGAATGAGATTTTGAATCAGATAAATGCTGATCAGGATAAGACCAACAAGGATGGATTTCCCTTTGTTTCAGATCTGCGTCCGGGAAGTTCCGTTCTATCTGTTTTCAAAGTGCATTCGAAGAGAATTCAGGAGGCTCGAGACGGGAAGAAATTCTTGCTCCTCACTCTCTCCGATAAGACAGGCGCTATCAGAGCTATAGATTGGTTCAATGCAGAACAAAACGACAGCGCTTTGGAACAGGGAACTGTTGTAAGAGTTTCGGCCCGTGTAGTTGTCTATGAAGACAGGCAGCAGCTTAACCTTGATTCGGAAGGGATTCAGGTTCTCGAGATTGGACATTACGATCCCGAAAGGTTTATGGCTGTAACAACAAAGGATATCCCTCAGATGTACGACGATCTTCTCAGTTTTATCAACAATATAAGCGACCAGCACATCAGGACGCTGCTTAAAGAGATTTTTGAGAACGACAAGAAGTTCATCGAGAAGTTCATAATCTCACCCGCTGCGTCGAAGGTTCATCATGCGTATAAGGGAGGCCTTCTGGAACACACAATGTCAGTTGCAGAACTGTGTGCCTTTTTCGCAATGAAGTACAATGAATCTGTAGACAAAGATCTCTTGATAGCCGGCGCCTTACTACATGATGTTGGCAAAGTCTACGAATATTCTGTCACTTCGTCAGGAATTGACAGGACCAATGACGGTGAACTGGTCGGGCATATCGTGATGGGCATAGAGATGATCGGCAGAGCTATTTCTAGGATTCAGGGCTTTCCGCGCTATCTTCAAACAGAGATCAAACATCTTCTTCTTTCTCATCATGGAGAGATGGAGTGGGGTTCTCCCGTTATTCCAAAAACGACAGAAGCAATTGTCCTTCACATGGCCGATGATCTGGATTCGAAGGTTGCTCAGTTTCGAGAGATAGAAGAGAGAGAATTTAATGGTTCTACATCTTCCTGGAGCAACTATGACCGGTTCCTAAATAGAAGAGTATTCATGAAGAATCGAAGATCGGGCGACTGA
- the alr gene encoding alanine racemase → MNSRKTFALIDLSAYKQNLLYLSRKAFPAKLMAVVKADAYGHGAVELSKAARDIGIERLAVAFLEEGIKIREGGVNLPILVLNYVDRHEIPIARKFGLTLTLCSFGQLEEIVDLEVPLPDFHIVVDTGMRRLGMEWEDSLRLYESAVSKGIRITGAYTHFATADEKESEFVSEQKDSFDRFLAGLGEIPFGSFESHISNSAGTIFLDNSRYDYVRAGIATYGLQPSIIVDNNLMPVLEWKTCISYLKKIHAGYSVSYGRTFVANRDMLVATIPVGYADGYSRLLSNKGYVIIAGKRCRILGRVCMDQFVVDVAHIERKISVGDEVVIIGSQEGERITAEEMADLCGTINYEVVCSISSRVPRIYRKGEK, encoded by the coding sequence ATGAATAGTCGAAAGACCTTCGCTTTGATCGATCTGTCTGCTTACAAGCAGAATCTTCTTTATTTGTCAAGGAAGGCATTTCCGGCGAAGTTGATGGCTGTTGTGAAAGCTGACGCTTATGGTCACGGCGCAGTGGAGTTATCGAAGGCCGCTCGGGATATCGGCATTGAGCGGCTAGCCGTTGCTTTTCTTGAGGAAGGTATCAAGATTCGAGAAGGTGGGGTCAATCTGCCAATTCTTGTATTGAACTATGTGGACAGACACGAAATTCCCATTGCCAGGAAATTCGGCTTGACTTTAACTCTTTGCTCATTTGGTCAGCTTGAAGAAATCGTCGACCTCGAGGTGCCGCTTCCAGATTTTCATATTGTTGTGGACACAGGAATGAGGCGTCTCGGCATGGAGTGGGAGGACTCGTTGCGGTTATATGAGTCGGCCGTATCGAAAGGAATTAGAATCACCGGTGCATACACGCATTTCGCCACTGCAGATGAGAAAGAGAGTGAGTTTGTGTCTGAGCAGAAGGATTCTTTTGACAGATTTCTAGCTGGCTTAGGGGAAATACCATTCGGCAGCTTCGAAAGTCACATATCTAACAGCGCCGGAACTATTTTTCTCGATAACTCGAGATACGACTATGTGAGAGCGGGAATTGCCACTTATGGTCTGCAACCCTCGATTATTGTAGATAATAACCTCATGCCAGTACTTGAGTGGAAGACCTGCATCTCCTATTTGAAGAAGATACATGCTGGTTATTCGGTTAGTTATGGTAGGACCTTCGTTGCCAACCGCGATATGCTGGTGGCAACTATTCCGGTTGGTTATGCCGATGGTTACAGCAGACTGCTATCAAACAAGGGTTATGTTATCATTGCGGGCAAGAGGTGCAGGATTTTAGGTAGGGTTTGCATGGATCAATTTGTGGTCGATGTCGCTCACATAGAGAGAAAGATCTCCGTAGGAGATGAAGTGGTTATCATTGGTTCTCAGGAAGGGGAGAGGATCACGGCTGAGGAGATGGCAGATCTTTGTGGAACCATCAACTACGAGGTTGTCTGCTCGATCTCTTCAAGAGTTCCAAGGATCTATCGGAAAGGAGAAAAGTGA
- the rpmB gene encoding 50S ribosomal protein L28 produces MSKVCEICGKAPTTGNMVSHSNKKTKRWWKPNVQKVRVMIDGEVKRVRVCVKCLKAGKVTRAI; encoded by the coding sequence ATGTCCAAGGTTTGCGAAATATGTGGCAAGGCACCAACTACAGGAAATATGGTCTCCCACTCAAATAAAAAAACCAAGCGCTGGTGGAAGCCGAATGTTCAAAAGGTACGCGTCATGATTGACGGCGAGGTGAAAAGAGTAAGAGTTTGTGTGAAGTGCCTCAAAGCTGGAAAAGTGACGAGAGCAATATAG